In Rana temporaria chromosome 3, aRanTem1.1, whole genome shotgun sequence, a single window of DNA contains:
- the LOC120930953 gene encoding extracellular calcium-sensing receptor-like, with translation MVADSNDHGYQGIQGVRQEIIQLGVCVAFIEYIQNSQPDKNIPRIIQTIKNSRANAIVIFVSDVDLISLLKELLHHNVTKKTLVASEGWATSTLLSSEKYSTHLTGTLGFAYYSEDIPGFNEFIENIKFSKLSQEMWDLMFWEENAGCTLLDYQNITFIRERPARNCTDNDIIENFQISLDNVTSLRLLYNLYSAVYVIAKAFHDLNSCQNGKGPFLNGSCSDIWNMKPWQVRLSLVT, from the coding sequence ATGGTTGCCGATTCTAATGACCATGGCTACCAAGGAATTCAAGGGGTGAGGCAAGAAATAATCCAATTGGGAGTCTGTGTTGCATTTATAGAGTATATCCAAAACAGTCAACCAGACAAAAATATTCCACGCATCATCCAGACTATTAAAAATTCCAGAGCTAATGCTATAGTTATATTTGTATCGGATGTTGATCTCATTTCTCTGCTGAAGGAGCTTTTACATCACAATGTGACCAAGAAGACCTTGGTGGCCAGTGAAGGTTGGGCAACTTCGACCTTATTGTCCTCTGAGAAATATTCAACACATCTCACTGGAACATTGGGATTCGCTTATTACAGTGAGGATATACCAGGCTTCAATGAATTTATTGAAAACATCAAATTCTCCAAATTATCACAAGAAATGTGGGATTTGATGTTCTGGGAGGAAAATGCTGGTTGCACTCTTCTAGATTACCAAAATATAACCTTCATCCGGGAAAGGCCTGCAAGGAATTGCACCGATAATGATATCATTGAAAATTTTCAGATAAGCTTGGATAATGTCACCAGCTTGCGTCTCCTTTATAACCTCTACAGTGCTGTATATGTAATTGCCAAAGCCTTTCATGACTTGAACAGTTGCCAAAATGGGAAAGGCCCTTTTTTAAATGGGAGTTGCTCAGACATTTGGAATATGAAGCCATGGCAAGTAAGATTGTCTCTAGTAACataa